One genomic region from Candidatus Aminicenantes bacterium encodes:
- a CDS encoding isoprenylcysteine carboxylmethyltransferase family protein has protein sequence MQPWPLRFGKFLFKFRSFTPLPLIALTFIFFKPLSPAPLWTAIGLIVAFAGEGIRMISVGYAGSGTSGRESFLKAESLNTTGLYSLARNPLYWGNTLIFAGLLTMYAQPLALVLFIVFLFLQYHFIVLAEEEFLLQQHGQAYADYRVRVNRWLPRTANYLPPGHRFDGRKVFFKENDSCFNLLMAALLILAWKDKVFSGRLSRPWFFAGAALALAVFYAWVKVLKKKEKARSAA, from the coding sequence ATGCAACCCTGGCCATTGCGTTTCGGCAAGTTCCTGTTCAAGTTCCGCAGCTTCACTCCCCTGCCGCTCATCGCGCTCACCTTCATTTTTTTCAAACCGCTGTCGCCGGCGCCGCTCTGGACCGCGATCGGGCTGATCGTCGCTTTCGCCGGGGAAGGGATACGCATGATCAGCGTCGGCTACGCCGGCAGCGGCACCTCGGGACGCGAAAGTTTCCTCAAGGCCGAAAGCCTGAACACCACCGGCCTGTACTCGCTGGCGCGCAACCCCCTTTACTGGGGGAACACGCTCATCTTCGCCGGCCTGCTGACCATGTACGCCCAGCCGCTGGCCCTGGTCCTCTTCATCGTTTTTCTCTTCCTGCAGTACCATTTTATCGTGCTGGCCGAAGAGGAATTCCTGCTGCAACAGCACGGCCAGGCTTACGCCGACTACCGCGTCCGCGTCAACCGCTGGCTCCCCCGAACCGCGAATTATCTCCCTCCCGGCCACCGCTTCGACGGCCGCAAGGTCTTCTTCAAGGAGAACGACTCCTGCTTCAACCTGCTCATGGCGGCGCTGCTGATCCTGGCCTGGAAGGATAAGGTTTTTTCGGGAAGGCTGAGCCGGCCCTGGTTTTTCGCCGGCGCCGCGCTGGCGCTGGCCGTTTTTTACGCCTGG